One part of the Roseomonas gilardii genome encodes these proteins:
- a CDS encoding enoyl-CoA hydratase-related protein produces the protein MKTGVVVAHPRPGIVQITMDRPERRNALDRAAYRALAAALAEADGDDAVRAVVLTGAEGCFTAGNDLADFQDMATKPESSEGLAYLKVLAQFSKPVLAAVEGYAVGIGTTMLLHCDLAYAGDTAVFRLPFVHLGLCPEGASSYLLPLVSGTKKASELLLLGEAFTAKAAAEAGIINEVTGAGEALSHALGKAELLATLPPSSLATTKRLLRQAHKHAIAETLEREAAEFHAMRLQPAAQAAFSRFLGKRG, from the coding sequence ATGAAGACAGGTGTTGTCGTGGCACATCCTCGGCCAGGCATAGTCCAGATCACCATGGACCGTCCGGAAAGGCGCAACGCCCTCGATCGCGCGGCCTATCGAGCGCTGGCCGCGGCGCTTGCCGAAGCCGATGGCGACGATGCTGTTCGCGCCGTCGTGCTGACCGGTGCCGAAGGATGTTTTACCGCCGGGAATGATCTTGCCGACTTCCAGGACATGGCCACCAAACCTGAATCCAGTGAGGGGCTTGCCTATCTCAAGGTGCTTGCACAGTTCTCGAAACCCGTGCTGGCTGCCGTGGAGGGATATGCGGTCGGCATCGGCACGACCATGCTGCTGCATTGCGACCTGGCCTATGCGGGTGACACCGCGGTGTTCCGCCTCCCCTTCGTCCATCTGGGGCTGTGCCCCGAGGGAGCGTCCAGCTACCTGCTTCCCCTGGTGTCCGGTACGAAGAAAGCCTCGGAACTGCTGCTCCTGGGCGAGGCATTCACGGCGAAGGCGGCAGCGGAGGCGGGTATCATCAACGAAGTGACCGGGGCGGGAGAGGCCCTTTCCCACGCACTTGGGAAAGCGGAGCTCCTGGCGACACTGCCACCCTCCTCCCTGGCGACCACCAAGCGGTTGCTGCGCCAGGCCCATAAGCACGCCATTGCCGAAACCCTTGAGCGGGAGGCTGCGGAGTTCCATGCGATGCGGCTTCAACCGGCTGCTCAGGCCGCGTTCAGCCGCTTCCTGGGAAAAAGAGGATGA
- a CDS encoding IclR family transcriptional regulator: MTQPEASPPDPEIEGDGKDDRHFVTALARGLELLACFKRGETFLANHDFAERCKLPRSTVSRLTYTLTKLGYLHFVEDVGKYRLGTQLIALGTVALGGLDIRQMARPAMRELANFSNATVGLAVRDRLSMRYVECLRGPAAISLNIDVGVRMSMVRSSIGRAFISVLTPSERAPLFEELRMLDPLAWPKIHESLERSMADHARLGCCCSFGEWQKSVSAIAVGFRPGGGLPPMAVNCGAPTVISEPSFLLEEVRPRLVEMVRQLDGVMGA; this comes from the coding sequence ATGACCCAACCCGAGGCGTCACCGCCCGATCCCGAGATCGAAGGCGACGGGAAGGATGACCGTCATTTCGTGACGGCGTTGGCCCGCGGGCTCGAACTGCTGGCCTGCTTCAAGCGTGGCGAGACCTTTCTGGCCAATCATGACTTCGCGGAACGATGCAAGCTCCCGCGCTCGACCGTTTCCCGCCTGACCTATACGTTGACGAAGCTTGGCTACCTGCATTTCGTCGAGGATGTCGGCAAGTACCGCCTCGGGACCCAGCTCATCGCGCTCGGCACGGTTGCTCTCGGCGGGCTGGACATAAGGCAGATGGCGCGTCCTGCGATGAGGGAACTCGCCAACTTCTCGAATGCCACGGTCGGGCTGGCGGTGCGCGACCGCCTTTCCATGCGCTATGTGGAATGCCTTCGTGGCCCGGCAGCGATCTCCCTCAACATCGACGTCGGCGTCCGCATGTCGATGGTCCGGTCCTCGATAGGCCGGGCCTTCATCTCCGTCCTGACGCCGAGCGAACGTGCGCCGTTGTTCGAGGAGCTCCGCATGCTGGACCCCCTCGCATGGCCCAAGATCCATGAGAGCCTCGAAAGGTCGATGGCCGATCATGCCAGGCTGGGCTGCTGTTGTTCGTTCGGCGAGTGGCAGAAGAGCGTCAGCGCGATCGCGGTCGGGTTCCGTCCGGGCGGCGGCCTGCCTCCGATGGCGGTCAACTGTGGGGCGCCGACCGTCATCTCCGAGCCCAGCTTCCTTCTCGAGGAGGTCCGCCCCCGGCTCGTGGAGATGGTGCGACAACTCGACGGGGTCATGGGCGCCTAA
- a CDS encoding CaiB/BaiF CoA transferase family protein, whose translation MDRSLAPANEPDADLPLAGVRVLDLSRILAGPWCAMVLGDLGAEVVKVEHPIRGDDTRDWGLRTGPTNTSYFDAVNRNKTSIGVDLSTPEGAALIRQMVREFDVVVENFKTGGADRLGLGYAALREENPGLIYCSITGYASDGPEAARPGYDLLVQGEAGLMALNGEAGQAPLKFGVAAVDLFTGQYAAQAVLAALYQRSRTGKGRRIELSLFDCGVAITSYYGLEALVQGKDPPRYGNAHPSIVPYGVFEAADGPLLITVGNNAQFHRFCTRVIERQELLGDARFATNLERSRNRAILIPVIEEELRKRSRSQLLQVLRQEGIPAGEVLGLHEALVSRRTEDSGMVARFEDGGATRWILAPPYRFDGCRLPVRSLPPPLQRE comes from the coding sequence ATGGATCGATCTCTTGCCCCGGCCAATGAACCGGACGCCGATCTGCCCTTGGCCGGTGTGCGCGTCCTGGACCTGTCCCGCATTCTCGCCGGTCCGTGGTGCGCCATGGTGCTGGGCGATCTCGGCGCGGAAGTCGTGAAGGTCGAGCATCCGATCCGTGGCGACGACACGCGTGACTGGGGGTTGAGGACCGGTCCGACCAACACATCGTATTTCGATGCCGTGAATCGGAACAAGACTTCCATCGGTGTCGACCTTTCGACCCCCGAAGGCGCAGCCCTCATCCGCCAGATGGTCCGCGAGTTCGACGTCGTGGTCGAGAACTTCAAGACGGGAGGCGCCGATAGGCTCGGCCTGGGCTATGCCGCACTGAGGGAGGAGAATCCCGGCCTCATCTACTGCTCGATCACCGGCTATGCATCCGATGGGCCCGAGGCGGCACGGCCGGGCTATGATCTGCTCGTTCAGGGTGAGGCCGGCCTCATGGCCCTCAATGGAGAAGCCGGTCAGGCGCCTCTGAAGTTCGGCGTGGCTGCGGTTGACCTGTTCACAGGGCAGTATGCGGCACAGGCGGTACTCGCTGCGCTGTATCAGCGTAGCCGCACCGGGAAGGGGAGGCGGATAGAGCTTTCCCTCTTCGATTGCGGTGTGGCTATCACTTCCTACTACGGCCTGGAGGCCCTTGTTCAGGGAAAGGACCCGCCGCGCTACGGCAATGCCCATCCATCGATTGTCCCTTATGGCGTCTTCGAAGCAGCGGATGGACCGCTGCTGATCACGGTTGGCAATAACGCGCAGTTCCACCGCTTCTGCACACGGGTCATCGAACGGCAGGAACTCCTGGGCGATGCCAGGTTCGCCACGAACCTGGAACGCTCCAGAAATCGCGCCATCCTGATCCCTGTCATAGAAGAGGAGTTGCGGAAGCGGAGCCGTAGCCAGCTTCTGCAAGTTCTGCGGCAGGAAGGGATTCCGGCGGGGGAAGTCCTCGGGCTGCATGAAGCCCTGGTTTCACGTCGCACCGAAGACAGCGGGATGGTTGCGCGGTTTGAGGATGGCGGCGCGACAAGGTGGATTCTGGCACCACCGTATCGTTTCGATGGCTGCCGTCTTCCTGTCCGCTCTCTCCCGCCTCCTTTGCAGAGGGAATAG